One Pseudonocardia sediminis DNA window includes the following coding sequences:
- a CDS encoding iron-siderophore ABC transporter substrate-binding protein, whose amino-acid sequence MLLTAVVATVALAACGSPSGGEAEQSSGGQADGAFPVTVEHAYGSTEVAAAPKRVITLGYTDPDPLLAVGIAPIGIVNWFVTPPPNNKWPWQEAAYGATVPEEVGKRDEYNLEKIAALQPDLIIAAYSGMTQAQYDQVSKIAPTVAQPKDYPQFTAPWQVFTRHITKAVGQEQRGNELVTQTEAKIDEVRTAHPEWAQQTAAVMQYQAPDYRVFSKGDLKADLMSALGFQAPPEIAQLAAGKSDASVSPERADLLNVDKLLVFARSPQVQAEISARPEFAAQPVVAQKRVRFLSTTEPTSAAISYGSPISFPYALDKLVPLLEGIPAPTQ is encoded by the coding sequence GTGCTGCTGACCGCAGTCGTCGCGACCGTCGCGCTCGCCGCGTGCGGGTCACCCTCCGGGGGCGAGGCGGAGCAGTCGTCGGGCGGGCAGGCGGACGGCGCCTTCCCCGTCACCGTCGAGCACGCCTACGGCAGCACCGAGGTCGCCGCCGCGCCGAAGCGCGTGATCACCCTGGGGTACACGGACCCGGACCCGCTGCTGGCGGTGGGCATCGCCCCGATCGGGATCGTCAACTGGTTCGTCACGCCGCCGCCGAACAACAAGTGGCCCTGGCAGGAGGCCGCCTACGGCGCGACCGTGCCGGAGGAGGTCGGCAAGCGCGACGAGTACAACCTGGAGAAGATCGCGGCGCTGCAGCCGGACCTGATCATCGCCGCGTACTCCGGCATGACCCAGGCCCAGTACGACCAGGTCTCGAAGATCGCCCCGACGGTGGCCCAGCCGAAGGACTACCCGCAGTTCACGGCGCCGTGGCAGGTGTTCACCCGGCACATCACCAAGGCGGTCGGGCAGGAGCAGCGCGGCAACGAGCTCGTCACCCAGACCGAGGCGAAGATCGACGAGGTCAGGACGGCGCACCCGGAGTGGGCGCAGCAGACCGCGGCGGTCATGCAGTACCAGGCGCCGGACTACCGCGTGTTCTCGAAGGGCGACCTCAAGGCCGACCTGATGAGCGCGCTCGGGTTCCAGGCCCCGCCGGAGATCGCCCAGCTCGCCGCGGGCAAGAGCGACGCCTCGGTCAGCCCGGAGCGCGCCGACCTGTTGAACGTCGACAAGCTCCTCGTCTTCGCCCGCAGCCCGCAGGTGCAGGCGGAGATCTCGGCCCGGCCGGAGTTCGCGGCCCAGCCGGTCGTGGCGCAGAAGCGCGTCCGGTTCCTGAGCACCACCGAGCCGACGTCCGCCGCGATCAGCTACGGCAGCCCGATCAGCTTCCCCTACGCCCTGGACAAGCTGGTCCCCCTGCTGGAGGGCATCCCCGCCCCCACACAGTGA
- a CDS encoding ABC transporter ATP-binding protein, whose translation MTAPTTSGPDEVTRLLPIADGARVRTVLRDLARPRRGVAVLAIAALVAGSAVSLLAAPLLGRIVDAVASAQGGAATGNGTGVLLGPVLGLVGIALGQGLLAFVGVALIARVGETMLARLRERFVQRALVLPLARLERAGSGDLTSRVTDDVKVVGTAVRQALPQFARAAFLIVLTLVGLAALDWRFLLGALLAVPIQIVTARWFLNWSGPLYTEQRIAGGAQQQQLLDTAGGVATVRAFRMRDEHLERVRERAHALVAIGLRLVRLQTRFFGRLNAGELVGLVGVLVAGFLLVRSGTATIGVASAAALYFINLFTPINIVLFQLDAAQSAIAGLRRIIGVADLPDEDAPADPAVPSGGAVRAGALAYSYVDGHPALSGVDLDVTAGTRVALVGTSGAGKSTLAKLVAGMHDPSGGTVEIGGAPLAQQSPDGRRRTVALVTQEVHVFAGPLADDLRLARPDATDDELRAALDTVGALGWADALSDGLDTVVGDGGHTLTVVQSQQLALARLVLADPPVAILDEATAEAGSAGARVLEDAAAAALTGRTALVVAHRLTQAADADVVVVLDGGRVVEQGRHDDLVTAGGRYADLWRAWSGARHDPRS comes from the coding sequence ATGACCGCCCCCACCACCTCCGGGCCGGACGAGGTCACCCGGCTGCTGCCGATCGCCGACGGGGCCCGCGTCCGGACCGTGCTCCGGGACCTGGCGCGGCCGCGCCGCGGGGTCGCGGTGCTCGCGATCGCCGCGCTGGTGGCCGGCTCCGCGGTGAGCCTGCTGGCCGCTCCCCTGCTCGGCCGGATCGTCGACGCGGTCGCCTCGGCACAGGGGGGCGCAGCGACCGGGAACGGGACCGGCGTCCTGCTCGGCCCGGTCCTGGGACTGGTCGGGATCGCCCTGGGCCAGGGCCTGCTCGCGTTCGTCGGGGTCGCGCTGATCGCGCGGGTCGGCGAGACGATGCTGGCCCGGCTGCGCGAGAGGTTCGTCCAGCGTGCCCTGGTCCTGCCGCTGGCCCGGCTGGAACGGGCCGGCTCCGGGGACCTGACGTCGCGGGTCACCGACGACGTCAAGGTCGTCGGGACGGCGGTCCGGCAGGCGCTGCCGCAGTTCGCGCGCGCGGCGTTCCTGATCGTCCTGACGCTGGTCGGCCTGGCCGCGCTGGACTGGCGGTTCCTGCTCGGCGCGCTCCTCGCGGTGCCGATCCAGATCGTCACCGCGCGCTGGTTCCTGAACTGGTCGGGCCCGCTCTACACCGAGCAGCGGATCGCCGGCGGGGCCCAGCAGCAGCAGCTGCTCGACACCGCGGGCGGGGTCGCCACCGTGCGCGCGTTCCGGATGCGCGACGAGCACCTGGAGCGGGTACGCGAACGCGCCCACGCCCTCGTCGCGATCGGGCTGCGGCTGGTGCGGCTGCAGACCCGCTTCTTCGGACGGCTCAACGCCGGTGAGCTGGTCGGGCTCGTCGGCGTACTGGTGGCGGGGTTTCTGCTGGTCCGCAGCGGCACCGCCACGATCGGCGTCGCCAGCGCCGCGGCGCTGTACTTCATCAACCTGTTCACCCCGATCAACATCGTGCTGTTCCAGCTGGACGCCGCCCAGTCCGCGATCGCGGGCCTGCGCCGGATCATCGGGGTGGCGGACCTTCCCGACGAGGACGCCCCGGCCGATCCGGCCGTCCCGTCCGGGGGCGCCGTGCGGGCCGGGGCTCTCGCCTACTCCTACGTCGACGGCCACCCGGCGCTGTCCGGCGTCGACCTGGACGTGACGGCGGGGACCCGCGTGGCGCTCGTCGGCACCAGCGGCGCGGGCAAGTCGACGCTGGCCAAGCTCGTCGCCGGGATGCACGACCCCTCCGGCGGGACGGTGGAGATCGGCGGCGCGCCGTTGGCGCAGCAGAGCCCGGACGGTCGCCGCCGCACGGTCGCCCTGGTGACCCAGGAGGTGCACGTCTTCGCCGGCCCGCTCGCCGACGACCTGCGCCTGGCCCGCCCGGACGCCACCGACGACGAGCTGCGCGCCGCCCTCGACACCGTCGGCGCGCTGGGCTGGGCGGACGCCCTGTCCGACGGCCTGGACACCGTCGTCGGCGACGGCGGGCACACGCTGACCGTCGTGCAGTCCCAGCAGCTCGCCCTGGCCCGGCTCGTGCTGGCCGACCCGCCGGTCGCGATCCTCGACGAGGCGACGGCGGAGGCGGGCAGCGCCGGCGCCCGCGTGCTGGAGGACGCCGCGGCGGCCGCGCTGACGGGCCGTACCGCTCTCGTCGTCGCGCACCGGCTGACCCAGGCCGCCGACGCCGACGTCGTGGTGGTGCTCGACGGCGGCCGCGTCGTCGAACAGGGCCGGCACGACGACCTGGTCACCGCCGGTGGCCGCTACGCCGATCTGTGGCGGGCCTGGTCCGGGGCCCGCCACGACCCGCGGAGCTGA
- a CDS encoding ABC transporter ATP-binding protein, with translation MSDRTAVVTPTTVLRNTVRAFRGRVVGGTVLLCSHQAGEALVPVLVGVVIDEAIATGDVTALIGWLLVLALDFVWLSYSYRFGARLVLHADLHADARIRLDVARRLLDQRGGAEAGRLPGGITSVAVADAKRVAVVNFWIPTGLAALAAVVVAAISLLRISVPLGLLILLGTPPLLWLVQLVGRPLERRSGAEQERAARAAGTAGDLVSGIRVLKGIGAERAAADRYARTSGTALSATLRATRAEAGFLGTVELANGLFLAVIAFVGGGLALSGSITVGGLVAAVGLAQFLIGPLQTTGLAGARLAQARASAGRLAELLDSPPAVGPGRGTPAASASEGAGPVGGLDVRDLRHGTLDGLNLDVGAGQMLGIVAADPADASALAACLAREVEPGGGRIAVDGSALEDLTPDDARGRVLVAAHDSHLFTGTLLDNVLAGRPRNDDTTNHGTGNDHTETAMRAARADQAADTLPQGRDTEVASRGSSLSGGQRQRVALARALAADPPVLVLHDPTTAVDAVTEAEIAAGIRAMRGGRTTVLLTTSPALLGVTDRVVVLSSGRLHADGTHESLMDDPGYRSVVTG, from the coding sequence ATGAGCGATCGCACCGCCGTGGTGACCCCGACGACGGTGCTCCGCAACACCGTTCGCGCCTTCCGCGGACGGGTGGTCGGCGGCACGGTCCTGCTCTGCAGCCACCAGGCCGGCGAGGCCCTCGTCCCCGTCCTGGTCGGCGTCGTGATCGACGAGGCCATCGCCACCGGTGACGTCACGGCGCTGATCGGCTGGCTGCTGGTGCTCGCGCTCGACTTCGTCTGGCTGTCCTACAGCTACCGCTTCGGAGCCCGCCTGGTCCTGCACGCCGACCTGCACGCCGACGCCCGGATCCGTCTCGACGTGGCACGCCGCCTGCTCGACCAGCGCGGCGGCGCCGAGGCCGGCCGCCTGCCCGGCGGCATCACCTCGGTCGCCGTGGCCGACGCCAAACGGGTCGCGGTGGTCAACTTCTGGATACCGACCGGGCTGGCCGCGCTCGCCGCCGTCGTGGTCGCCGCGATCTCGTTGCTGCGGATCTCGGTCCCGCTGGGGCTGCTGATCCTGCTCGGGACACCGCCGCTGCTCTGGCTGGTCCAGCTCGTGGGCCGGCCACTGGAACGGCGCAGCGGCGCCGAGCAGGAGCGCGCCGCCCGCGCGGCCGGGACGGCCGGCGACCTGGTCTCCGGGATCCGGGTGCTCAAGGGCATCGGCGCGGAGCGGGCCGCCGCCGACCGGTACGCCCGGACCAGCGGGACCGCGCTGAGCGCGACCCTGCGGGCCACCCGGGCCGAGGCCGGGTTCCTCGGGACCGTCGAGCTGGCCAACGGCCTGTTCCTGGCCGTGATCGCGTTCGTCGGCGGGGGGCTGGCGCTGTCCGGCTCGATCACCGTCGGCGGTCTGGTCGCCGCTGTCGGACTGGCCCAGTTCCTCATCGGCCCGCTGCAGACCACCGGCCTGGCCGGGGCCCGCCTCGCCCAGGCCCGGGCGTCGGCGGGCCGGCTCGCCGAGCTGCTCGACTCCCCGCCGGCGGTCGGCCCGGGGCGCGGGACCCCGGCGGCGTCGGCGTCGGAGGGCGCCGGGCCGGTCGGCGGGCTGGACGTGCGCGACCTGCGCCACGGGACCCTGGACGGCTTGAACCTCGACGTCGGCGCGGGCCAGATGCTCGGGATCGTGGCCGCCGACCCGGCGGACGCCTCCGCGCTCGCCGCCTGCCTGGCCCGCGAGGTCGAACCCGGCGGCGGGCGGATCGCGGTCGACGGGTCCGCGCTGGAGGACCTGACCCCGGACGACGCCCGCGGGCGCGTCCTGGTCGCCGCGCACGACTCGCACCTGTTCACCGGGACGCTGCTGGACAACGTGCTGGCCGGGCGGCCCCGGAACGACGACACCACGAACCACGGCACCGGGAACGACCACACCGAGACGGCGATGCGGGCCGCGCGGGCCGACCAGGCCGCGGACACGCTGCCGCAGGGACGCGACACCGAGGTCGCCTCCCGCGGCAGCTCGCTGTCGGGCGGGCAGCGACAGCGGGTCGCGCTCGCCCGCGCGCTCGCCGCCGATCCCCCGGTGCTGGTGCTGCACGACCCGACGACGGCCGTCGACGCCGTCACCGAGGCCGAGATCGCCGCCGGGATCCGCGCGATGCGCGGCGGCCGCACCACGGTCCTGCTCACCACGAGCCCGGCGCTGCTCGGCGTCACCGACCGCGTGGTCGTGCTGAGCTCCGGGCGCCTGCACGCCGACGGCACGCACGAGTCCCTGATGGACGACCCCGGCTACCGCTCGGTGGTGACCGGATGA
- a CDS encoding formyltransferase family protein, with amino-acid sequence MGDGALLWRAVRHAVDGGKTVDMVCTGGRATAPSGLGDLDVRTVDAIGPLGPEIHSACSDGIVWSIDNRFLFGPEVLDGDLTVYNIHGGPLPGYRGLPLATVAHAILNGESEFGATLHRVDPGIDTGPVVAVQRFPIDDEDVFEDVMVELMEACHALFTDHLDAAVDGTLVARPQPDGPSAYYGSKAVAAVPEHRDNPNYERATDLGMFEDFYPDAAAAWR; translated from the coding sequence GTGGGCGACGGGGCTCTGCTCTGGCGGGCCGTACGGCACGCCGTCGACGGCGGGAAGACGGTCGACATGGTCTGCACCGGGGGACGGGCGACCGCGCCATCCGGTCTGGGCGATCTCGATGTACGGACCGTCGACGCGATCGGCCCGCTCGGCCCGGAGATCCACAGCGCCTGCTCGGACGGGATCGTCTGGTCGATCGACAACCGGTTCCTGTTCGGACCGGAGGTGCTCGACGGCGATCTGACCGTCTACAACATCCACGGCGGCCCGCTGCCCGGCTACCGCGGGCTCCCGCTGGCCACCGTGGCGCACGCGATCCTCAACGGCGAGAGCGAGTTCGGCGCCACCCTGCACCGGGTCGACCCGGGCATCGACACCGGGCCGGTGGTGGCCGTGCAGCGCTTCCCGATCGACGACGAGGACGTGTTCGAGGACGTCATGGTGGAGCTGATGGAGGCCTGCCACGCCTTGTTCACCGACCACCTCGACGCCGCCGTCGACGGGACGCTCGTCGCCCGGCCGCAGCCCGACGGCCCGTCGGCCTACTACGGCTCGAAGGCGGTCGCCGCGGTGCCGGAGCACCGCGACAACCCGAACTACGAGCGCGCCACCGACCTCGGGATGTTCGAGGACTTCTATCCGGACGCGGCCGCGGCCTGGCGCTGA
- a CDS encoding GNAT family N-acetyltransferase, protein MTVGRTGPALGLRPPLPRSTGAWTFRTAQPVTPDLDLVHAWMNDPDVARFWDQAWSREAWREELSAQLADGPAHPCIVERGGLPFAYLELYWSAQHAIAAHYPARDGDVGVHIALGDPAARGAGRGSALLRDTARGVCAVTPGCTRVFAEPDAGNRAARGAFGRAGFHELGEIELAHKRAALVVHTTDPAEVAALRREVVTHPR, encoded by the coding sequence ATGACAGTCGGACGGACCGGGCCCGCACTCGGGCTCCGACCCCCGCTGCCACGGTCCACCGGAGCCTGGACCTTCCGCACCGCCCAGCCGGTCACGCCCGACCTGGACCTGGTGCACGCCTGGATGAACGACCCGGACGTCGCGCGGTTCTGGGACCAGGCCTGGTCCCGCGAGGCGTGGCGCGAGGAGCTCTCCGCCCAGCTCGCTGACGGACCGGCGCACCCCTGCATCGTGGAACGGGGAGGGCTGCCGTTCGCCTACCTGGAGCTGTACTGGAGCGCGCAGCACGCGATCGCGGCGCACTATCCGGCCCGCGACGGCGACGTCGGCGTGCACATCGCCCTCGGTGACCCGGCCGCACGCGGCGCCGGACGGGGCAGCGCGCTGCTGCGCGACACCGCGCGGGGCGTGTGCGCGGTGACGCCCGGGTGCACGCGGGTGTTCGCCGAGCCCGACGCCGGCAACCGGGCCGCCCGGGGCGCCTTCGGCCGGGCCGGTTTCCACGAGCTGGGCGAGATCGAGCTGGCCCACAAGCGTGCCGCCCTGGTCGTGCACACGACCGACCCGGCCGAGGTGGCGGCGCTGCGCCGCGAGGTCGTCACCCACCCCCGGTGA
- a CDS encoding methionyl-tRNA formyltransferase gives MRVVAFGFMTWGRRTIEAILDAGHEVPLIVTHPDSDNPYEKIFNESVSELAAERGIPALVRNRADDDEVKKAIADAGADIMVVSNWRTWLSPEVFSIPRLGTLNVHDAPLPAYAGFAPLNWALVNDEPEVGVTAHMMNDEFDAGDIVLQRTTPITDDDVVTDLFDRTLAMFGPITVDALELIAAGRTDWTPQDRRAASHFHRRTDEENRITFDDTAREVFNLVRAQTDPYPNAYCFHGTTRLRILRARVSEKVYGGTPGRIFLREGTGVAIVAGADARRGRNRGLVIERVRLDDGTELDGTEYFTQMGGYLTSHPAP, from the coding sequence ATGCGGGTGGTCGCGTTCGGATTCATGACGTGGGGACGCCGGACGATCGAGGCGATCCTGGACGCGGGCCACGAGGTGCCGCTGATCGTCACGCACCCGGACAGCGACAACCCCTACGAGAAGATCTTCAACGAGTCCGTCTCCGAGCTCGCCGCCGAACGCGGCATCCCGGCCCTGGTGCGCAACCGGGCCGACGACGACGAGGTGAAGAAGGCGATCGCCGACGCCGGCGCGGACATCATGGTCGTGTCGAACTGGCGGACGTGGCTCTCGCCGGAGGTGTTCTCGATCCCGCGCCTGGGCACGCTGAACGTGCACGACGCGCCGCTGCCCGCCTACGCGGGCTTCGCGCCGCTGAACTGGGCGCTGGTCAACGACGAGCCCGAGGTCGGCGTCACCGCGCACATGATGAACGACGAGTTCGACGCCGGGGACATCGTCCTGCAGCGCACCACCCCGATCACCGACGACGACGTGGTCACCGACCTGTTCGACCGCACGCTGGCCATGTTCGGCCCGATCACCGTCGACGCGCTCGAGCTGATCGCGGCCGGGCGCACCGACTGGACCCCGCAGGACCGCCGCGCGGCGTCGCACTTCCACCGGCGCACCGACGAGGAGAACCGGATCACCTTCGACGACACGGCCCGGGAGGTGTTCAACCTGGTCCGCGCCCAGACCGACCCGTACCCCAACGCCTACTGCTTCCACGGGACGACCCGGCTGCGGATCCTGCGGGCGCGGGTCTCGGAGAAGGTCTACGGGGGCACCCCGGGCCGGATCTTCCTGCGGGAGGGCACCGGCGTCGCGATCGTGGCCGGTGCCGACGCCCGCCGCGGCCGCAACCGGGGCCTGGTGATCGAGCGGGTCCGCCTCGACGACGGCACCGAGCTCGACGGCACCGAGTACTTCACGCAGATGGGCGGCTACCTGACCTCGCACCCGGCCCCGTAG
- a CDS encoding uracil-xanthine permease family protein encodes MARMGWTLVHGGATPPAGEVVAPDERLSWPRTIGLGGQHVVAMFGATFVFPVLMGLNPNIAILCSGVATALFLLIVRGKVPSYLGTSASFVGGVAAIRAQGGDSAAVTGAIVVAGLVLLVVGIVVHRLGTRVVTALLPPAVTGAVVMLIGFNLASVAGTVYWPQDRWAGLVTMVVVMAAAVLLPGFWGRIGVLIGLLAGFAFSLLLDVTAGPITGPDADGVVSTHARVDLSGVAGADWFGLPPATMTGPDGMEITGWHLPTFSFAFVLLVLPSVIALIAENTGHVKAVQDMTRTDLDPYLGRALAADGLTTALAGSVGGSPTTTYAENIGVMAATRVYSTAAYWVAAAFAVLLGFCPKFGAIVVAVPGGVLGGLTVVLYGMVGLLGASIWVRNAVDLSHPANLIPLAAGLIIGIGGASLEIGSFELSGIALGTIVVLVGYHGLRRALPTDRRPPVDAGRAEEAPARD; translated from the coding sequence ATGGCGCGGATGGGCTGGACGCTGGTGCACGGTGGCGCGACGCCGCCGGCGGGCGAGGTGGTGGCCCCGGACGAGCGGTTGTCCTGGCCGCGGACGATCGGCCTCGGCGGGCAGCACGTCGTCGCGATGTTCGGGGCGACGTTCGTCTTCCCGGTCCTGATGGGACTGAACCCGAACATCGCGATCCTGTGCTCCGGCGTCGCGACGGCGCTGTTCCTGCTGATCGTGCGCGGCAAGGTCCCCAGCTACCTGGGGACGTCGGCGTCGTTCGTCGGGGGCGTCGCGGCGATCCGGGCCCAGGGCGGTGACTCGGCCGCGGTGACCGGCGCGATCGTGGTCGCCGGGCTGGTGCTGCTCGTGGTCGGGATCGTCGTGCACCGGCTCGGGACCCGCGTGGTGACCGCGCTGCTGCCGCCGGCGGTGACCGGCGCGGTCGTGATGCTGATCGGGTTCAACCTGGCCTCGGTCGCGGGCACCGTCTACTGGCCGCAGGACCGGTGGGCCGGTCTGGTCACGATGGTCGTCGTGATGGCCGCAGCCGTGCTGCTGCCCGGGTTCTGGGGCCGGATCGGGGTGCTGATCGGACTGCTGGCCGGGTTCGCGTTCTCCCTCCTGCTCGACGTCACCGCCGGGCCGATCACCGGTCCGGACGCCGACGGCGTCGTGTCCACCCACGCCCGCGTCGACCTCTCCGGCGTCGCGGGCGCGGACTGGTTCGGGCTGCCGCCGGCCACCATGACCGGCCCGGACGGCATGGAGATCACCGGCTGGCACCTGCCGACGTTCTCGTTCGCGTTCGTGCTGCTCGTCCTGCCCTCGGTGATCGCGCTGATCGCGGAGAACACCGGTCACGTGAAGGCCGTGCAGGACATGACCCGCACCGACCTCGACCCCTACCTCGGCCGCGCCCTGGCCGCGGACGGCCTGACCACGGCGCTGGCGGGCTCGGTCGGCGGCTCCCCCACCACCACCTACGCCGAGAACATCGGCGTGATGGCCGCGACCCGCGTCTACTCCACGGCCGCCTACTGGGTGGCCGCGGCGTTCGCGGTGCTGCTCGGGTTCTGCCCGAAGTTCGGCGCGATCGTCGTCGCGGTGCCCGGCGGGGTCCTCGGCGGGCTGACCGTCGTGCTCTACGGGATGGTCGGGCTCCTCGGAGCGTCGATCTGGGTACGCAACGCCGTCGACCTGAGCCACCCGGCGAACCTCATCCCGCTGGCCGCCGGGCTGATCATCGGCATCGGCGGGGCGAGCCTGGAGATCGGCTCGTTCGAGCTGTCGGGCATCGCCCTCGGCACGATCGTCGTCCTCGTCGGATACCACGGCCTGCGCCGGGCCCTGCCCACCGACCGGCGCCCGCCCGTGGACGCCGGCCGGGCCGAGGAGGCGCCCGCCCGGGACTGA
- a CDS encoding ABC transporter ATP-binding protein — translation MSAGKLLPTADGARMRAVLRELLRPHRPVAAVALVVLVAGAAVSLLTAPLLGRIVDIVAQNRGADAVTGPVLALVGVALGQGLLAVLGVALVARVGETMLARLRERFVDRALHLPLEQLEQAGSGDLTSRVTDDVKVVGDAVREALPEFARAALLIGLTLVGLAALDWRFLVGALLAVPIQVVTARWFLRNSGPIYAEGRIASGAQQQQLLDTAGGVSTVRAFRLHERHLGRIRERADAVARLAMRTVRLRTRFFGRLNGAEFVGVTGVLVAGFLLVRSGGATIGTASAAALYFINLFTPINIVLFQLDAAQLATAGLRRIIGVADLPPEHRPDEPARPADSRLRVSGLGHAYVEGHPVLSEVDLDLAPGSRVALVGASGAGKTTLAKLVAGMHTPTTGWIDVGGARLQDQGPETARETVALVTQEVHVFAGPLAADLRLARPDATDDQLRDALATVGALDWATALPDGLDTVVGDGGHTLTVVQSQQLALARLVLADRPVVILDEATAEAGSSGAQTLEAAADAALRGRTSLVVAHRLTQAAGADLVVVLDGGRVVEQGTHAELAAGDGRYARLWSAWSGLRDPLPPSEVNVTPP, via the coding sequence ATGAGCGCCGGGAAGCTTCTGCCCACCGCGGACGGGGCCCGGATGCGGGCCGTGCTGCGCGAGCTGCTGCGACCGCACCGCCCGGTCGCGGCCGTCGCACTGGTCGTGCTCGTCGCCGGTGCCGCGGTCAGCCTGCTGACCGCACCACTGCTCGGGCGGATCGTCGACATCGTCGCGCAGAACCGGGGCGCCGACGCCGTCACCGGGCCGGTGCTCGCCCTCGTCGGCGTCGCGCTCGGGCAGGGCCTGCTCGCGGTGCTCGGTGTCGCGCTCGTCGCCCGGGTCGGCGAGACGATGCTGGCGCGGCTGCGCGAACGGTTCGTCGACCGCGCCCTGCACCTGCCGCTGGAACAGCTGGAGCAGGCCGGGTCCGGCGACCTGACCTCCCGGGTCACCGACGACGTGAAGGTCGTCGGCGACGCCGTCCGCGAGGCTCTGCCCGAGTTCGCCCGCGCCGCCCTGCTGATCGGGCTGACACTGGTCGGCCTGGCCGCGCTGGACTGGCGGTTCCTCGTCGGCGCGCTGCTCGCGGTGCCGATCCAGGTGGTGACCGCCCGCTGGTTCCTGCGCAACTCCGGCCCGATCTACGCCGAGGGACGCATCGCCAGCGGCGCCCAGCAACAGCAGCTGCTCGACACTGCGGGCGGGGTCTCCACCGTCCGGGCGTTCCGCCTGCACGAGCGGCACCTCGGCCGGATCCGGGAGCGCGCCGACGCCGTCGCCCGGCTGGCGATGCGCACGGTCCGGCTCCGGACGCGGTTCTTCGGACGGCTCAACGGCGCCGAGTTCGTCGGCGTCACCGGGGTGCTCGTCGCCGGATTCCTGCTGGTCCGCTCCGGCGGCGCGACGATCGGCACGGCGAGCGCGGCGGCGCTGTACTTCATCAACCTGTTCACCCCGATCAACATCGTGCTGTTCCAGCTCGACGCCGCGCAGCTGGCGACGGCCGGGCTGCGCCGGATCATCGGTGTGGCCGACCTGCCCCCGGAGCACCGCCCGGACGAGCCCGCCCGGCCCGCCGACTCCCGGCTGCGGGTGTCCGGGCTGGGCCACGCCTACGTCGAGGGCCACCCGGTGCTCAGCGAGGTCGACCTCGACCTCGCACCGGGGTCACGGGTCGCGCTGGTCGGGGCGAGCGGTGCGGGCAAGACGACCCTGGCCAAGCTCGTCGCCGGGATGCACACCCCGACGACCGGCTGGATCGACGTGGGCGGTGCCCGGCTGCAGGACCAGGGCCCGGAGACGGCACGCGAGACGGTCGCCCTGGTGACCCAGGAGGTGCACGTCTTCGCCGGCCCACTGGCCGCGGACCTGCGCCTGGCGCGCCCGGACGCGACCGATGACCAGCTCCGCGACGCCCTCGCCACGGTCGGGGCCCTGGACTGGGCGACCGCGCTGCCCGACGGGCTCGACACCGTCGTCGGCGACGGCGGGCACACGCTGACCGTGGTCCAGTCCCAGCAGCTCGCCCTGGCGAGGCTCGTGCTGGCCGACCGTCCGGTGGTGATCCTCGACGAGGCGACCGCCGAGGCCGGCAGCTCCGGCGCGCAGACCCTGGAGGCCGCCGCCGACGCCGCCCTGCGCGGGCGGACGTCGCTGGTGGTCGCGCACCGGCTGACCCAGGCCGCGGGCGCCGACCTCGTCGTCGTGCTCGACGGCGGCCGCGTCGTCGAGCAGGGCACGCACGCCGAGCTCGCGGCGGGCGACGGCCGCTACGCCCGGCTGTGGTCGGCCTGGTCCGGACTGCGGGACCCGCTCCCCCCGTCAGAGGTGAACGTCACTCCGCCGTGA